ACCGCGCGAGTCCACGTGGATCCGGCGATCGCTGACCGGCTCACCGGAGAGCTGGCCTGCTACACCGGAGCGGAAGGTTCCACCGAGCAATGCCAGATCGGGGAAGCTGGCGGGGTCATCACGGCATCGGATGCCGGCCTGGCACCCTTCGAGAACGTCACCGTCGCGGTCGCATTCGAACCGGGCACCTTCGTGGCGCGCGACGGCAGCTACTTCGCCAACCCCATCAGCTGGGTGCAACTGATCGCCCTGCTGGCTGCTATCGGCGCGGCGATCTGGGGCTTCGCCATCCGCGCGACCGTCACCCGCGATGCCGACGGCCGGCCGACAATCGTTGCCGAGTACCTGCCGCCGGATGGCAACGACCTGCTGGGGAGCGCCGACATCGTCGGCCGCAGCGGCCGCGCAATCGCGGCGCAGCTGATCGATCTCGCCGTGCACCGAAGGATCCGCATCATCGAGAACGAGAAGCCCTGGGCCAAGGACACCTTCTCGCTGCAACTGGTCACCGCCGACGGGGTCACCGGTCTGCCGCGGCGGCTGCTCACCGCATTCTTCGGCAGCGGGCTCCGGGATGGCTCCGAGTACGAACTGACCGGCACGGACACCAAGCTCGGCACGCGCATCAGTTCCCTGCAGCGATCCGTCCACCGCGATGTCGTGCGCCGTGGGCTGCGTCGACGGGTTGCCGCGGGACAGGTGATCGTGCCGTTCATCATCGCCGTGATCGCCGCCGCCATCGTGCTGTTCACCGGGAATCCTGATCACCGCCGACAGCCGTGGCGGTGCGATTCCGCTGCTGCTCGTGATCCCGGCAGGTCTTGCGGTCGCCGCGGTCGCCATCTCGATCTTCCGCCGGCCGCTCACCGCCGCCGGAGCCGAACTGCGCGATCACCTGCGCGGCATGCACCTCTACATCAAGGTCGCCGAACAGGATCGGCTGCGGGTGCTGCAGAGCCCCGAGGGTGCGCTCCGCACCCCGGTTCACGTCGACGACCCTCGCGAGATGCTGAAACTGAACGAGCGGATGCTGCCATACGCGGTGTTGTTCAACCTGGAGAAGGACTGGGCCGAGCAACTCGCTGTTCAGTACGAGGACGGCCGCCCGGACTGGTACGTCAGCAACCAGCCCTTCAATGCGGCGATCTTCGCCGCGGGTGTCAGCGGGCTCAGCACCTCGGCCAGCACGGTGACCGCGAGCAGCACCAGCGGCGGATCATCCGGCGGCGGGTCGTCCGGCGGCGGCGGTGGCGGCGGAGGTGGCGGCGGGGTCTGACCCCGCGGCGGGTGAGGCAGCGGCATCCGGAGCCTGCCCATCGAACGAAGCCTGTTCAGCCCGACGCCCCGCGCGTACGGTGGCCGCATGACTTCGCTCTGGCTGGACCGACCGGACACCATCGAGACGGATGCCTTCATCCCTGGTTCCCGGTATGACACCGTCATTGTCGGCGCGGGCCTGACCGGCATGCTCACTGCGCTGTTGCTCGCACGTTCCGGGCAGAAGGTGGCCGTGCTGGAAGCACGCTCGGTGGGCGCGGTGACCACCGGCAACACCACCGCGAAGGTGAGCCTGCTGCAGGGGCACCACCTGGAACAGTTGCAGCGGCGCATGTATCCCTCGATCGTCGCCGCCTATGTGGAGGCCAACCGTGAGGGGCAGGCCTGGCTTCTCCGCTACGCCGACGAACACAAGATCCCGTACCAACGACGCGACGCGGTGAGTTACGCGACGACCGAGGCCGGCCGGGAGATCCTCGAACGGGAGCACCGTGCGGCCCGATCGGTCGGCCTGGACACCCGACTGAGCGACGACAGCTCCCTGCCGTTCCCGGTGACCGGTGCCCTCAGCCTCGCCGACCAGGCACAGCTCGACCCGATGGACGTGCTGGCCGCGCTCGCCGCCGACCTGCGAACCCATGGCGGGGTGATCTTCGAACGCGCGATGGTGACGGGGATCGAGGCGAGCGATCCGGTTTGGGTGCGCACGCCTCGCGGTGGCGTGGTCGCCGGCAAGGTGGTGCTCGCCAGCGGCCCGCCGGTGCTGAACCGCGGCCTGTACTGGGCGAAACTGGCGGCGATGCGCTCCTACGGGCTCGCGTTCGAGGGCGTCGGCGCGCCCCCGCCTGACATGTACCTGTCGGTCGATGAGCCGACCCGCAGCATCCGCACCGCCGGCTCGCACCTGGTCGTCGGCGGCAACGGGCATCCGGTCGGCCGCGCGGAATCGCCGAAGGCGCTGGTCGCCGACCTGATCCACTTCACCCATGAACACTGGCCAGATGCGCGGCTGACGCATTCCTGGAGCGCGCAGGACTACCGCACCCCGCACAAGGTGCCGTTCGTCGGCTGGATGCCGCGCGGCCGCGGCCGCATCTATCTCGCCACCGGCTACGACAAGTGGGGGATGACCAACGCCGTGCAGTGCGCGCTCACCCTCGCCGGTGACCTGCTCGGTGGGCAGCAGCCCTGGGCACAGGTACTCCATCACCGGACAACCACCCCAATGGCCTTCGCCGCCGGCCTCGGCTCCAACGCCGCCGTGGCCTGGTGGTACGCGCGCGGCTGGGCGAAGGCGCTCAGCACGCGGCTCCCGGATGCCCCGCCGCCCGAGGGCGAGGGAATCGTCGGCCGGATGGGCCTCGCGCCGACCGCGGTGTCCACCGTTGGCGGGGAAACCTGCTCCCTGTCCGCCGTCTGCCCGCACCTCGGTGCTGTGCTCGGCTGGAACGACCAGGAACTCTCCTGGGACTGCCCGGCGCACGGCAGTCGGTTCACGGCATCCGGGGCACGCCTCGAGGGGCCCACCAAGAAGGACATGCGCCCCAAGCGTTAGCCGCCGCCTGCCGCTGGTCGAGCCCGCCGAGACCTGCCTCGGCAAGCTCGACCAGCGGAATCGATAAATGCAGGCTGCGCATTCTTCGTGTCCGGTTTGACAGTGACGCCCCCGTCCCCTACTTTCGTCAGTGACCTGAATCACCTGTCAGGTCTACCGATCCTTCTACGACAGCAGGAAAGGCGCGAGCCGTGAACAACGACGTAACCACGAGGCATCCGGAGCACACGCTCTGATGGCCGCTCTGCTCAAAGCGGAAGCCCTGACCAAGGACTTCCGCGGCTTCACGGCGGTGAAATCCGTTGACTTGACGGTCGAAGAGGGCACCGTGCACGCGCTGGTCGGCCCGAACGGTGCCGGCAAGACCACGCTGTTCAACCTGTTGAGCGGATTCCTGCAGCCCACCTCGGGCACGATCACCTTCGATGGCGCCGACATCACCGGCAAGCAGCCCGAGCAGATCGTGCACCTGGGTATCGCCCGCTCGTTCCAGATCACGAGCCTGTTCGACAACCTCACCCCGCTCGAGCACCTCGAGCTGGCGCTCGCCAGCCCGACCGGTCTCAGCTACCGGTTCTGGCAGTCGAAGAAGCGGTTCGGCCAGTTCCGGCCGCGCGCCATGGAGCTGATCGACCACGTCGGAATGGCGGATGCCGCGAACCGCCCCGTCGGGGAGTTCGCGTACGGCCAGAAGCGTGCCGTCGAACTCGCTCTCGCCCTCGCGCTCGACCCCAAGCTGCTGCTGCTGGACGAGCCGACCGCCGGGATGGGCATCGACGACGTCGACCGCACCATCGCCCTCGTGAAGCGTATCTCCGCCGGCCGCACGATCGTGTTCGTCGACCACAACATGCACGTCGTCGGCAGCCTCGCCGACCGGGTCAGCGTCCTGCAGCAGGGCGAGATCCTCGTCGAGGGCACCTACGACGAAGTGCGCACCGACGAGAAAGTCATCACCGCTTACCTGGGGCAGGCCCATGCTTGAAATCACCGGACTGACCGCCTCCTACGGCGAGGCGCGCGCACTGAACGACGTCGACCTGGTTGTGAAGCCGGGCGAGGTGGTCACCCTCGTCGGCCGGAACGGTGCGGGAAAGACCACGCTGCTCCGCAGCGTCATGGGACTGCACCGCGACCTCGAAGGCACGATCAGCTTCGAGGACAAACGCATCGACTCGCTCGCGCCGAACGCGCGCGCCCGCGCAGGCATCGGCTGGGTGCCCGACAACCGCGGCATTTATGCAAGCCTCACCGTGGCCGAGAACCTGCGCCTGCCTCCCGTCGTCAGCGAGGCAGCCTGGTCCATCGAGAAGGTGTACGAATCCTTCCCGCGCCTTGCCGAGCGGGGCAGCTCGATGGGCACGCAGCTCTCCGGCGGCGAACAGCAGATGCTCGCCATCGCCCGCGTGCTGCGGATGGGTTCGCGCCTGCTGCTGCTCGACGAGCCCAGTGAGGGCCTGGCCCCGGTGATCGTGCAGCGCATCGGCGAGATCATCCGCGAGGTCAAGGCGGCCGGCATCTCGATCCTGCTCGTGGAGCAGAACGTCAAGTTCGCACAGTCGGTGGCCGATCGTCACTACGTGCTCGCCGAAGGCCGAATCGTCGAGCAACTCGACAACGACGAATTCAGGCTGCGCGAGAGCGAACTGCTCGAGCACCTCGGCATCTAATCTTTCCCTTCCCTTTCACCAGGCACCACCTACAAAGGAGTATCAGTGGCACACATCAGAAGGAACTTCGCGATTGCGGGAGTCGCAGTCGGCGCGATCATGCTCGCCGGC
The Diaminobutyricimonas sp. LJ205 genome window above contains:
- a CDS encoding DUF2207 domain-containing protein, with translation MRHFLAVLLAAAFLLLGVPTAAAADVDDFTFDSFEADYYLGVDESGHSTLRTIETFVARFPETDQNRGIRRALVEDYDGHPTDLTVTSVTDENGTARAFETDAEDGLLSVTIAADDYVHGAQTYVITYEQKNVTRFFEDTGVDEFYWDTNGTDWAQPFGAVTARVHVDPAIADRLTGELACYTGAEGSTEQCQIGEAGGVITASDAGLAPFENVTVAVAFEPGTFVARDGSYFANPISWVQLIALLAAIGAAIWGFAIRATVTRDADGRPTIVAEYLPPDGNDLLGSADIVGRSGRAIAAQLIDLAVHRRIRIIENEKPWAKDTFSLQLVTADGVTGLPRRLLTAFFGSGLRDGSEYELTGTDTKLGTRISSLQRSVHRDVVRRGLRRRVAAGQVIVPFIIAVIAAAIVLFTGNPDHRRQPWRCDSAAARDPGRSCGRRGRHLDLPPAAHRRRSRTARSPARHAPLHQGRRTGSAAGAAEPRGCAPHPGSRRRPSRDAETERADAAIRGVVQPGEGLGRATRCSVRGRPPGLVRQQPALQCGDLRRGCQRAQHLGQHGDREQHQRRIIRRRVVRRRRWRRRWRRGLTPRRVRQRHPEPAHRTKPVQPDAPRVRWPHDFALAGPTGHHRDGCLHPWFPV
- a CDS encoding ABC transporter ATP-binding protein, with protein sequence MLEITGLTASYGEARALNDVDLVVKPGEVVTLVGRNGAGKTTLLRSVMGLHRDLEGTISFEDKRIDSLAPNARARAGIGWVPDNRGIYASLTVAENLRLPPVVSEAAWSIEKVYESFPRLAERGSSMGTQLSGGEQQMLAIARVLRMGSRLLLLDEPSEGLAPVIVQRIGEIIREVKAAGISILLVEQNVKFAQSVADRHYVLAEGRIVEQLDNDEFRLRESELLEHLGI
- a CDS encoding FAD-dependent oxidoreductase, which codes for MTSLWLDRPDTIETDAFIPGSRYDTVIVGAGLTGMLTALLLARSGQKVAVLEARSVGAVTTGNTTAKVSLLQGHHLEQLQRRMYPSIVAAYVEANREGQAWLLRYADEHKIPYQRRDAVSYATTEAGREILEREHRAARSVGLDTRLSDDSSLPFPVTGALSLADQAQLDPMDVLAALAADLRTHGGVIFERAMVTGIEASDPVWVRTPRGGVVAGKVVLASGPPVLNRGLYWAKLAAMRSYGLAFEGVGAPPPDMYLSVDEPTRSIRTAGSHLVVGGNGHPVGRAESPKALVADLIHFTHEHWPDARLTHSWSAQDYRTPHKVPFVGWMPRGRGRIYLATGYDKWGMTNAVQCALTLAGDLLGGQQPWAQVLHHRTTTPMAFAAGLGSNAAVAWWYARGWAKALSTRLPDAPPPEGEGIVGRMGLAPTAVSTVGGETCSLSAVCPHLGAVLGWNDQELSWDCPAHGSRFTASGARLEGPTKKDMRPKR
- a CDS encoding ABC transporter ATP-binding protein; the encoded protein is MAALLKAEALTKDFRGFTAVKSVDLTVEEGTVHALVGPNGAGKTTLFNLLSGFLQPTSGTITFDGADITGKQPEQIVHLGIARSFQITSLFDNLTPLEHLELALASPTGLSYRFWQSKKRFGQFRPRAMELIDHVGMADAANRPVGEFAYGQKRAVELALALALDPKLLLLDEPTAGMGIDDVDRTIALVKRISAGRTIVFVDHNMHVVGSLADRVSVLQQGEILVEGTYDEVRTDEKVITAYLGQAHA